In Vibrio chagasii, the sequence TCAAGTAGACGAGCCATGCTTGGGTCTTCGATTTTACCCTGATGAATATTGAGCTTTTCAGCGTGTGTAGGATATTCCTGACCAAACTGTCCCAATGAACGGCGAACAAACGCCAGCTCTTGCTCAAAGTACCGCATAATAGGTTCAGTCATAGTTATCTTCTTCCAGAGAGGTCGTTAAGTCGCTTAATGCGATTTTTGAATCAAAGATAAGGTCTTGTTCACCATGGCTGGTTTTTACTTTGGCGATGATGTTGAACGACAATGAGTTATCGCCTTCTTTTCGCTCGCCAAGCTCGACAGAAATGTTGTGTAAGCGTGGCTCAAAGCTTTTAATCCAATTTTCGATTCTTAGCGTGAGTTGTGTTTTTTCTAGTGTTGCACTGAGTAACTGAATATCTTCGATACCAAACTTCAAATTCGAACGGTTTACTTCAACTAATCGGTTGTCAATGTCAGTTAGCGAAGCCTCTGCCTCTAACAGTTTGGTGAGATGGAATTTGATGTCCTCTATCTCAGCATCTTGGTACGGTTTGGAATCGCTAACAAAGGTGGTCCAGAAACTCATTACGCCACCTCATTTAGGTCGGTAGTTAGCACCACTTCACCACTGAAATAGTCAAACTGGTATTGAGGCACAATGCGCAAAGTACAAGCGAAGCTGCCAGATTGAGAGCTCGACTCTGTGACACTCACTTTGGCAAAGCTCAATGGGTATTTCGACAGAGTTTCTTCGTTAGCAAACGACACGTTGCTTGAGAATTTTTCTATCCAGTGCGTTAAGAACAGTTCACACTCCGTCGCGTTATTGAAGCTGCCGATCATCTCTCTTACTTGAACTTTTAAGTAATGCGCGATTCGGCAGGACATCAGTGTGGTTTGGATCTGAGTAAGGACTTTGTCGTTGTCACTTTGCCCACATTGCCAAATCGAATTGTTACCGTTGAAGTAGAATTTGTCAGTTAATGGGCTTTTAGCAAGTGGAATGAAGCCACTTTGCGCATAGAAGTTAGATAGTTGCCCGAATAAACTAATGTCGGTGACTGGCTTTTGTAGGTAACTCTCGAAATAGTGGTTCGCAGGCAGATTGATAACCGCGCCTTGAAGCTTATCGTTCCAGCGAGATTTTAAAAAACCGAACCAATTCACGCGGTGGAACTCTCGCATAACAGTGGTAGCGAGCACCATGTTGGCTAACCCCCACGCACCTTTGCCTTGTTCGTTATAAATAAACCCGGCTCTTCGATTTTTATAGGCTTCTCTGATTCTAACTTGAGGTAGCGCCATACCAATGAAGCGAGAACTCGGTTTAGCACGGAGTTCTTGCCATGCGGTGTAATCGGGGCCTGAAAGAATCTTATTGATACGTTCGATATCTGAAAGCCAGTCCGCGCCGCTCTCACCAAAAAAAGTAGGCACTGGAGAAAACAGCATTGGACAGAGTGTCGCTTCCCCTAATTTTCCAAGTAGCTCCAAGGTAAACAAGTCGTCGTATTCAGCATCAAAATCGATATCCATAGAAATAGGGTGGCTAAAAGCTATACAACCAAACGGATGTCCCCCTAAAGTATTCAGCTCGTTGTTGCCTATCTTGTTGTACAGGTCACTGGATTTAGTTGAGTATGCTTGGTTAACGTCGCTGGATATCTCTTCCCAGTTCATATCAAGAAGCTTTACATGTGCTCTTTGATAGCTAACGGGTAGGGAGGCGAGTTGTTGCAGGCTAAGCCAATTACGTTCTAGCTTTTGAAACTCCGAATCATGGATAACTTCATCGAGTTGTAAACTGAGTGTGCTATCGATTTTCGATATCAGTGTTGATATCAATGAGATTAGTGAGGATTTAGAGCGCAAGCAGTGTTGGTCTAGCTCAGATAGCAGAGATAAAGCCTCTTTTAAAAAGGAATTATCTGTGTCATCTAATTGGTTGAATTTGTTTTGCCATTCTGTATTTAACTTCATACAAAATTTTGGCCGGATTGCTCCGGCCAAATCCCTATTAGCCAGGAATCTTAGCAACCATTCGAACTGAGGTGGTCAGTTCTTCAAGTTGTAGCCAAGGTCTTAGGTGAGCGACTGCAGAGTAGGCACCTGGCTTACCAGGTTGCTCAACCACTTCGATGCGAGATTCACAAAGAGGGGTTTTTGCACGTTGCTCGTTACCAATTGCACCAGCATTGGTGTACTGGTCGATCCATAGTTGCAGCTCGCGCTTAATGTCTGGAGCTTCAAGGTTCGAACCTAGCTTGTCTCGGCCCATTACTTTCAGATAGTGCGCGATACGGCTACTTGCCATGATATAAGGTAGGCGAGCAGAGATCGCAGCGTTTGCTGTTGCGTCTGGGTCAGTGAAGGTTTTAGGCTTCTGTGTAGTTTGACCGCCAATGAACACGGCGTAGTTTGAACTCTTATAGTGAACTAAAGGTAGGAAACCAAGATCAGACAGCTCTTTTTCACGCTCATCCGTTAGGTTTACTTCAGTTGGACACTGTTGCAGTAGGTCACCAGCTTCAGACTTGTACGTTAGGTTTGGTAGGTTTTCTACCTTACCACCGTTATCAAGACCACGAATCGAAGTACACCAACCAGAAGCTGTGTAAGCTTGAGTCATTTTAAGACCAAGATCATATGCTGCATTTGACCAAACTAGCTGATCATTGCTCTTAGGTTTAGGGTTGCCATCCATATCTGTATCGAGCTCTTCGTAAGCAAACACATCGGTACTCAAGCCTTTTCCACCATAAGGTAGACGAGCAAGAGTTCGTGGAAGTGTGAGTGTTACGTAACGCGCATCATCGCTCTCACGGAATGAGTTCCATGCTGCGTAAGCTGGGGAGTCGAAGCCCGCTGCAACAGGTTTACCTTCAGAGAAGGTTTGGAAATCATTAAACTCGAACATTTCTGCATTTGCAGCAGCAACGAATGGAGCGTGACAGGCAGCAGCAACTTCGCCCATGTAACGAAGTAGTGCAACATCTTCATCTTTTGCGCTGAACTCGTAGTCACCAATGAAGGTTCCATAAGGTTCACCGCCGGCTGTACCAAATTCACCTTGGTAAACGGCATTGAATAGTGGGCTACGGTCGATTGCAGGTGCATCTTCAAATTGGTCAAGCAGCTCTTCTTGGGTGAAATCGACCATTTTGATTTTCAGATCACGGCCAAGTTCGCTTTCTTTAACCAGTTTTTGTAGACCACGCCAAGAGCCTTCTAGTTTTTGCAGATCCTTTTGCTGCATCACTTCAGACAGTTGCTTGGATAGCTTTTTATCGATCTCTGAAATCGCGTTTTCGATGGTTTTTGTAACGTTTTTATCCCACGTCACTGTGCCTGAAAGCGCCTGCTCTGTTAGAACAGAAAACAGCTCTTTGGTGGTGTCTGCGGGAGTTTGAGTGGTAGCTTCAATCGCACGGTCTAGAAAGCTCAGTGAGCCTTCAGCAGCTTCCGGTTGCGCTTGATTTTCAGTTTCAGTACTCATTACTCAGCTCCTTCTTCTTTAATGCCAAGCTCATCAGAAAGAGCATTGATCGTATCTGCACTTTGTAGAACTTCTTTCAGCAGTTTCTCTAGGTCGCGAGAACGATCGGCTTTCGAAAGAAGTACCTTCAGTTGATTACGGGTTTCGACAAGTTTCTTAAGCGGTTCAACCTGTTCGATGATCGCTTCAGGTTCGAAGTCTTTCATTGAATCGAACTTAAGGTTCGCTTCAAATTGGCTATCATCACCAGCAAGTACGTTATCTACTTTTAGGGATAGTTCAGGGCCAACGCGCTTCATTACTGTGTCGAAATTGTCTTTATCAACGTTGTAGAAGGTACGATCTTCCACTTCTTCTTTGTCTTGTTTATGGCCTGAGTAGTCACCAATAACCCCAACAACAAAAGGGAGCTCTTTGGTTTCTACAGCGCCATTAGTCTCAACGTCATAGGTAATACTTACGCGGTTCTTACTTACGCGTTTATGTTGGGAATTTAGTGCCACGGTAACTCTCCTTGTTTAATTACTTAGCAGTCGAAGTGACTTTAGCTGTAGTAGCATCGAAGCCAACCTCAGGGCCTTTCTCGATCTTACCGCCGTCTGCTTCAATGTAGTAAGCCTTAGAAATCTCAGTGTAGGTTAAGCTGAAAGATTCGCTTGGAAGGGAACCGTCAGTACCTGACATGTTATAGCTAGACATACGAGCCATTTTTAGCGTTAGAATTAGGTATGGATCAGCACCAGAACCTTCACGGTTTGGTTTTGTCATCACGATTTCAACAGTGCGACCTTCTGGACCTGGCGCGTATAAGAATGTGGTTAGATGTGGTGTTGCACCATCACAGCCACGAGTCATGTTGACTTCACCAAGAGCAACCATACCTTGGTCCGCATTGTTCGCATTACCTACATCGATACCAACACCACGAACAGCGCTCCAAGAAATACTATCAAGAGCAAAGAAACCATCTTTGCCGCCGATTTTTTCTACGGTTGCTGCACCTTTTGGTGTCGTACCATCAATTCTCATAAAAATAGAAGCCATTACTTTCTCCTTGCTGACGCATTAATGTGCTTTACCACTCAAAATCTTGCAGGCTGCTCGATGATGAGTCGGAAGTAGATTCAGATGTTTGGTTTGTATCTGTGGTGCTATTTGAACTATCGGGAACTGACGTTACATTCGCTGGCTCTTCAATAGTCGGTTTTGCTGGCGGAGTTGCCTCCGGAGCAGAAGTCATTACAGGAACCGATTTACCTGACAAATCCATCTTGTCTAGGTTGTCCATTCCGGTCATTTGATTGATTTGGGCAATCACATTTTGTTCATTGCCAATCATCTCTTGGAGCAACTCAGGAAAGCTCATATATCCCCAACGAATAGAGCGCTCGAGTAAGAATGCGATAGGGCTATGAGGTTCAGTCTCTTTAAAGTATTCGGCGATCTTTCTAATCTCTTGGAAGGCATGATCACGATTCACAATACCGTTGATGCTCGATACGTTCTGAACGACAGCTTGAACTTGATTCTGAGTTAACTGAACATTTGACGCATGAGATTGTGCTTGATTTGTTTGGGCTGCTTGCCCGAAATCTTGGCTGACTGTTGTCGCTGAATTAGCGTCAATAGGGGCCACATCACTTTGCTCTAATGCCGCAGGTATCGAATCGCTTTCTACTGCGACTTCTGACGAGGCTTTGAGCACATGGAAATCGTCATCTAAAGGCCAAGGTGCGAATTTTTCACCCACTAGGAAGTGTATCGCCTTGATGAGGTCGCGGACGTTAGTCTTGATGAAGTTAAAACTGATTAGGGTTGCACCTACTGCTTGGCATTTTTCCGCCAAGTTTTTCTCTACCAGTTCTAGTTCGTTGTAGATACTTGCCAGTTGAAAAAGCGTTTCAGAAACGCTTTGGTCAAATGCGCCTAAAGCGGATTCTTTTAGTTCATTTATGTTGCCTTTACGCTCAGCAATCAAGTAATCGCCATAGGTAACGCCAGCACAGAAGTCGAGCATTTGAAAAGGCACATAAACAGAGCTGGTATCAACGGACTCACCAACGAGTTGAAGTAAGGGCTTGGTTCTGAATTCTGCAATCTCTTTTGCTTTTCCAGCCTCATCTGAAGCTTTTAGCTTCGCTTCTGGTGGCATCGGGTTTAGCGTATCCCAGAATTGGTCGATAAATTGGTTTAAAGCAGGGAGAGTATTAGCAAGGTTTTCGAATGGGCTAGCAGTAAAAAGCTGACTGGTAATATACCAACCTAATATTTCTAAGTCTTTCGACTGAGAAATGAGTGTTTCTTCTGAGACTTTTCGTAGCTCAGCCCAGTTATCTGTGTTGGCGTCAACCAAGGCTGGATCTGAGGATGCATCAGGTGTCTCAACTAACTGTCTGAACGACGATTGAGCGCTATTGTAAACGTTTCTTAAACTGCGATAGGCACTTCGATCTAATTTCAAATAAGAGCCAGAGGGCGCATCATCCGAGATTAGAACAAGTAGGTCGGCGATTTCTGTCATATACATCCTGTAAAAAATCTATTTGTTATTCCGATCGCACAAAGTGTCACATTTGATACATATTCCTTATGTTTCGTAAACACTTGTTAACATTTATTAATTCTAGAGCTTTTTTGTGAAAAGTCTCATGTAAAATAGATATTTACTTAAAACTTTGAACTTCATCTAAAAAAGTGGACCGATGTCACGGTTTTGTGAAACCCTATGAAATGTAAGGTGTTTAGCCTCCAATCATCACTGTTGGCATACCCAAGACAATAGTGCCACCGTGGCTTGTGGTATCGCCCATACGAGCGGCAGGTTTGCTCATAATGAGAACTGTCGCGCTGCCTTTGATGATGCTATCAGGAGGACCAACACAGACACACATGTCGCCGAGTGTTGCTGCGGGCATATTACCAATCAGAACAGTCGGAACACCGGGCCCACTGATTGGCCCGCCAACATGCGGGATAGGGGGGACAGCAGGTGTTTGCATTGGGCATACATGCATGTCGGTGAGTCGTGCGGCTAATGTCATCGGTAACTCCTATGCTTTGCTTCCCTTGGCAAGCTCAAGTGCTATACCGATGGATTTTTTGTAGTACTCGTCTGTTTTGTCCCAATTTGGTAGCGCTGCCGAGTGGTTAATCGCGCCAGCTACTGCCTTAGAGTATAGAAAAGGATCTGGAAGAACCGTTGGCAAATCTGGTGCCACAATACTGCCAGCTCCGTTCCAAAATACCGCTTGCGCCAACCAGGATGGGCCACAATTTAAATTGAGCTTGTTTGAGAATAGTTCACTCTTGCGCCTTTGCTCTTCTGATGGCGATTTAACCCACGCTTTTGCTGTAGAGATACATTGCTTTTGCATGGTAGACCACACGTCATTTCTTGCATCGAGTGTATGCGCTCCCCACCAAATAGCTTCACGAACGGGAAGCCCGTGAGCAAGAAGTTGAACCAAGTCGAAGTAAAGTTCGTTCTTTAACAGAGCTTCAATGGAGTCGTTGATGCTGAGATCTTCATCGATCAGTGCCTGAGCTTCGTCTGAGCTAGAGAACCGATCGATTAATTGCCGGCCTGTTTGATACGGAATCTTTTTATACATTTTTTTGTTCTACCTAAATTTGTGCTGCGGTCCGGTTTAAGTATTAGCGGCTTGAATCTGCTAATTCACCTTAACAATCGCACCTTTTAGCTCGCCCATAACACCACCATCAAATGTACCTTTTAAGCCAGATTTAAACTCGGCACTCAGTGAGCCCTCAGCGGAAAGGGTAGTATCTGCTTTAATCGCCACGCTAAGGCCTTTGATACTGTTAGAGCTTGTTGCTTCGAGTGCTGTGGTTACACCAGATATTTTGTTCGCCGATGTTGCCTTGCTGGTCACGTTCATCCCTTCAAGATTGAGTGCGCTGCTAGCTTTGATGTCAATGTTGCTGGCTTCAATGCTAATCGAAGAGGAAGACATAGTAATTTTGCTTGATCCAACGGTTAGCTCAATTTTGTCATCGGCTTCTAACGAGATGGATTTACCTTTTTCGCTGATCGCTTTGTCTGAAGTCAGTGTGTAGTTGTCCTCTGTAGAGACTGTGACTTGTTTGGTCGTCTTCTGAAGCAATTCACCTTTGATGGTTTCAGTTAGGTTGTTTTCTACTTCCTTGGTGAAATCTTTGGTGGCATGCATGTACATGAGTTCATTGTCTTTCTTATCATCAAAATAGAGTTCATTGGCTAATCCACTTAGCTTGGTGGTGATGCCTGTTTTGGTTGAGTTTGCTTCTTTGTAAGGTGGTGGATTTTTACTGTTGTAGACACTGCCGGTGATGATAGGTTGGTCTGGATCTCCATCGATAAAGCTCACCAAGACTTCTTGTCCCACTCGCGGAATAAACTGTGCACCATAGCCGCTGCCTGCCATCATTTGAGCGACACGGACATAGCAACTGGTTTTGTCACCTGAAGCTTCAGTATCCCAATGAAACTGGATTCGAACTCGACCTTGGTCATCTTGGTTAATTTCACCAGCGGTGCTTCCTGCAACTACAGCGCTTTGTAAACCGTGTATTTTGGATTTATCTCTCGGCGTCGGGTAATTTGGAATTGAAGTGTCGATCAGTGAGAGGTTTGTTTCACAATGGTTGTCACTGTTGTAACTAATACGGAGCTCAGTAACGAGATAGTCGCCAAGCTGAGACTTATCTAGGTGTGACGACAATGAAAACCAAGTTCCTAGTTCGAATGAATCATGCTGTGCTTCTGCGTGGACGGTTTGATAGTTTTGCTCTAGTTGTTCAATACGTCGTTTGACTAGGTTACTGGCAAGGTCTTCCATTCCACCGGTAATACCAAGGCTTGGATAGTATTGTTTGGTTAATTTGGTGTTGTTCGCGATCTTGTGACTCGATTTCTTCTCTTTACTGCTCACCAGTTTGCTTTGTGAGTAGTCATAAGCAGTGAGCTCGATACTTGCACCATGAAACTGACCTTGCGGCATCCATTTATCTATAAAAGGATTGCTGCCGGAAGGCGTCTCAATCATATCCATTTTACTGGCATCTGATTTTTGAAATGGACTTTGTGCGTCTTGGAGCATCATCAAGTGATCAGAATCGCTGTGTTGGAAAAAATAATGAACGCCTTCTTCCGCTAATAAACGACTGACAAAGTCGAAGTCACTTTCATTGTATTGGACACAATATTCTCGTTTAGAAGAGGGCATGGTTCCTGTTTTGAAGGATCCGCTAAAGCCCGCTTGCGTTAATACGTCTGAAACGATGTCTTTGGTTGATTGGCTTTGATATACACGAAATGAGTGGGTGTGTTTTAGCAACCAGAACCAAGGTCTAAGAGTGACGCGGTAACTCGAATATTGCAGGTTGCTGTCCATACCCAACAGCTGAACTTGCGTAACAATACCATTGAACACTCGGGTAGCAGTTAGGTTATCGGTATCATTGACAAATCGTGTAACCGCGAGCTTTTGACCAAGCTGGTCGTCGATAACAAAGCTTTTAGATATGAGCGTTAATTCTATTTTAAACGGCTTCGATAAATATTCAGAAATAGTCAACTCGCTGACTGCATGCTCATTGCTTTTAGAATCTTTTGCCACAATGGTACTGGCAGAAGGGGAGAAATTATCCGTCATAGGCTCGCCTGATAATGCTCGAAGGTGTCTCGACATAAGTTCATGTCAATACTAACGAACTGACTAAATGTTAATGTTTTATATCTAAATTTATAGCATAAAGTAAATAATATAATAGCTGTAATGACAAAGGCGTGAGGTCTTTCTATTTTATGAAAACAAATGCCATTAATTTAATTGTGGTAATTGCATGTTGATTTATATTGTTAACTGTCATTTAAATTCAAGAATATTGCGACGTAGAGAGGGATATAGGGATATCTTAATTAATATATAGAATAATGTGTTGATAGAGGTGGAATCGCGTAGTAATAATAGAGATATTGCTAGCGTGTTACATTTCTAAGCTAGTGGTTATTCAAGGATAGAATAATGACAAACACAAAAATCTCATTACGGGTGACCGTTGGCGGGATGTTTTTACTTGCAACGGTACTTACGGCAATTGTTGCTGTATCACTTCAATATTACTTCAGTAAAAAGATGGCGACTGAGCATACCTTGTCAAAACTGACGATGGTGTCTCAAGACTTAAGTGACTATATAGGTAACGTCGACTCAGACGCGATTAATACAGCACGCTTGCTCTCTGCTGTGCATCGATCTATCAGCCATCAAATATCCAGAGAAGAATCGCGTGGGATTCTGTCTGAGGCGATAAAAGATAATCCTCTCTTCTACAGCATTTATATCGGTTCATCTAACGACAACTTTTTCCAAATTATTAACTTGGAATCATCACCTCATGTTAGAGATAAGATAGGTGCACAGAATAGCGACCGTTGGGTAGTCATTGAAATCCGTAACCAAGATCAAGGTAGGATTCGTACCACTAAATACTATGACTTGGATTTTAATCTTAGAGATTCTAAGACAGAGCCAAGCAACTACTTTCCAACCACAAGACCTTGGTATGTCTCTGCCAATACCGAGACTGTCGAGAAAACCCAGCCTTATTTATTTCAACACCTTCAAATCACAGGCCAAACATATTCATTAGCGTTTGAATCCAAAGCAGTGAGCGACACTCAACATGTGATAGGGATTGATATTGTTTTGTCTTCGTTAGCGAGTAAGCTTTCTGCGAGTGCGTTGGATTTGGATGAAGACAGTAAAGTTGAGTCTTTCCTTTATTCAAGGTCAGGCAACATCATCGCGTCTAATCGCAATTATCAGTCGAGTAACATACTCCCTCAAGCTAGCCAAATTAACTGGTCTGCACAGCAACAAACCATAATAGACAATACATCGCCTCTATTGTTTTCAAATCAAAGTGACTGGGGGCCGATGGATTTTTCGGTATCAGGAAAACCACACGGCTATGCGATTGATCTATTGAAAATGATCAGTGAGATGAGTGGAGTTCAGTTCGAATTTGTAAATGGCTTCTCGTGGGCGGAGTTAACTGGCAAATTCCAAGAGGGCAGTATTGATGGCTTACACTCGGTTCAAAATTACGAAAGTAATGGCATTATCGGTTTATACACTGACCCGATTTATGAACTACCGTTTGCTGTAGTCACGAAGCGTGATGCTCCAGCCGTAATCAACTACCAAGAGCTTGATGGTAAGAGCGTCGCCATTTTATCTGGATGGTCAATTACACCGAAATTAAGGTCAGACTTCCCAAATATTAGGCTTTTGGAGTTTACGGATATTGAGGCAGCGCTAGACGCTGTCGACAACGAAGAGGTTTTTGCGGTAATTGATGTTAAGCCTGTACTGTCATTTTCATTGGATAAGTTCTTCCATCAGAACTTGAAAGTAAGTGAAGCGCTGCTTGACCTAAAAACAGACTATCCTAATCAATTCCATATCGTTTTGCAGAATAAACACCAACAGCTGTTACCTATCATCAACCAAGCCATCCAGTCGCTTACTGATGAACAGAAAATAGCGTTAGCTCAAAAGTGGTTTGATCATCATGCTTTGAATGCTGGTACGACGATTCCTTACACGGAGCTCTATGAAAAAACGGCAACAGCGACTGTTGAAGGTGAGATGGTTGAGCTAAATCTCAATGGTGAACTTAAACATCTATATTTGAAGAAGATCGATACGGGTGAGCATTACTCAGAATACTTTGCGGTAGCCATCCCCGAGGCTGAGATATACAGCGCAGTTAATAAGAGAGTTGCGACTTCGATCGGTGTGACAGTTCTGTTAATGAGCCTTACCTTGCCTGTTGCGTGGATCTTTGGTGCGCCGATTGTTCGGCCGATACGCCAGCTTGAAGCTGAAACCAACAAAGTGAAACAGCGCGATTATGATAGCGTGAGGGTGCTTGATACCCGCATAAAAGAAGTATGGGAGCTATCTGTCGCGGTTAAAGACATGGCTGCGGAAATAAAGCAGCACGAACAAACGCAGGAAGCCTTCGTCGAATCCTTTATTAAACTTATCGCGCAAGCCATCGATGACAAGTCTGCTTACACTGCAGGGCATTGTAACCGTGTGCCAGAGCTCGGTTTGATGTTGGCAGAAGCGGCTGAAAAGTCTCAATCAGACTACTTCAAAGACTTTAAATTTGAAAATGACGATGAACGTCGTGAGTTTAGAATTGCTGCGTGGCTGCATGATTGCGGAAAGATCACAACACCTGAACATATCGTCGATAAAGGCTCTAAGTTAGAAGCAAACTATAACCGTATTCATGAGGTGAGAACACGATTTGAGGTGCTTTGGCGTGACGCAGAAATTACGGCTTTGCGCAAGCAACTGGAAGGTGAGTTACCAACGGATCAGATAGCTGAAGAGTTAGCGGTAACCAAGCAAAAGCTACAAGACGATTTTGCATTCATCGCGACATCTAATGTGGGTGGTGAATTCATGAGTGATGATAAGGTCGCGCGTATTCGTTCTATCGCTGAAACAACTTGGACGCGTAACTTTGATGACCAATTGGGTTTATCGCCAATAGAGGTGATGAATCGGGTACCTAGCTCAAACTTACCTGCTATAGAGCAGCTTTTAAGTGATAGGCCAGAACATATAGTGAAACGAGACCGACCATTAGAGTTCGATCCAAAACATCAGATAAAAATGGATGTGCCTGAACATCTATATAATCTCGGTGAGGTCTACAACCTGTGTATTGCTCGTGGCACCTTGACGGCTGAAGATCGATTCAAAATCAATGAGCATATGTTGGGCACTATCAAAATGCTTGAAAACCTGCCATTCCCGAAAGAGTTAAGCCGTGTACCGCGTTATGCTTCCACTCACCATGAAACTCTTAAAGGTACAGGCTATCCAAGAAAGCTGACTGCTGAAGACCTTTCAATTCCAGAACGTATCCTGGTTATATCGGATATTTTTGAGGCGTTGACTGCTGCTGATAGACCTTATAAGAAAGCGAAGCCTATCAGTGTTGCCGTCGATATCATGTATAAAATGGCATTAGATGAGCACATCGATCTCGAACTGTTTAGGCTGTTCCTAACGAGTGGTACGCATATTCGTTATGCGCAGGAGTATTTGAAACCTGAG encodes:
- a CDS encoding type VI secretion system ImpA family N-terminal domain-containing protein, producing the protein MTEIADLLVLISDDAPSGSYLKLDRSAYRSLRNVYNSAQSSFRQLVETPDASSDPALVDANTDNWAELRKVSEETLISQSKDLEILGWYITSQLFTASPFENLANTLPALNQFIDQFWDTLNPMPPEAKLKASDEAGKAKEIAEFRTKPLLQLVGESVDTSSVYVPFQMLDFCAGVTYGDYLIAERKGNINELKESALGAFDQSVSETLFQLASIYNELELVEKNLAEKCQAVGATLISFNFIKTNVRDLIKAIHFLVGEKFAPWPLDDDFHVLKASSEVAVESDSIPAALEQSDVAPIDANSATTVSQDFGQAAQTNQAQSHASNVQLTQNQVQAVVQNVSSINGIVNRDHAFQEIRKIAEYFKETEPHSPIAFLLERSIRWGYMSFPELLQEMIGNEQNVIAQINQMTGMDNLDKMDLSGKSVPVMTSAPEATPPAKPTIEEPANVTSVPDSSNSTTDTNQTSESTSDSSSSSLQDFEW
- a CDS encoding PAAR domain-containing protein; the encoded protein is MTLAARLTDMHVCPMQTPAVPPIPHVGGPISGPGVPTVLIGNMPAATLGDMCVCVGPPDSIIKGSATVLIMSKPAARMGDTTSHGGTIVLGMPTVMIGG
- the vgrG gene encoding type VI secretion system tip protein VgrG, with amino-acid sequence MTDNFSPSASTIVAKDSKSNEHAVSELTISEYLSKPFKIELTLISKSFVIDDQLGQKLAVTRFVNDTDNLTATRVFNGIVTQVQLLGMDSNLQYSSYRVTLRPWFWLLKHTHSFRVYQSQSTKDIVSDVLTQAGFSGSFKTGTMPSSKREYCVQYNESDFDFVSRLLAEEGVHYFFQHSDSDHLMMLQDAQSPFQKSDASKMDMIETPSGSNPFIDKWMPQGQFHGASIELTAYDYSQSKLVSSKEKKSSHKIANNTKLTKQYYPSLGITGGMEDLASNLVKRRIEQLEQNYQTVHAEAQHDSFELGTWFSLSSHLDKSQLGDYLVTELRISYNSDNHCETNLSLIDTSIPNYPTPRDKSKIHGLQSAVVAGSTAGEINQDDQGRVRIQFHWDTEASGDKTSCYVRVAQMMAGSGYGAQFIPRVGQEVLVSFIDGDPDQPIITGSVYNSKNPPPYKEANSTKTGITTKLSGLANELYFDDKKDNELMYMHATKDFTKEVENNLTETIKGELLQKTTKQVTVSTEDNYTLTSDKAISEKGKSISLEADDKIELTVGSSKITMSSSSISIEASNIDIKASSALNLEGMNVTSKATSANKISGVTTALEATSSNSIKGLSVAIKADTTLSAEGSLSAEFKSGLKGTFDGGVMGELKGAIVKVN
- the tssC gene encoding type VI secretion system contractile sheath large subunit — translated: MSTETENQAQPEAAEGSLSFLDRAIEATTQTPADTTKELFSVLTEQALSGTVTWDKNVTKTIENAISEIDKKLSKQLSEVMQQKDLQKLEGSWRGLQKLVKESELGRDLKIKMVDFTQEELLDQFEDAPAIDRSPLFNAVYQGEFGTAGGEPYGTFIGDYEFSAKDEDVALLRYMGEVAAACHAPFVAAANAEMFEFNDFQTFSEGKPVAAGFDSPAYAAWNSFRESDDARYVTLTLPRTLARLPYGGKGLSTDVFAYEELDTDMDGNPKPKSNDQLVWSNAAYDLGLKMTQAYTASGWCTSIRGLDNGGKVENLPNLTYKSEAGDLLQQCPTEVNLTDEREKELSDLGFLPLVHYKSSNYAVFIGGQTTQKPKTFTDPDATANAAISARLPYIMASSRIAHYLKVMGRDKLGSNLEAPDIKRELQLWIDQYTNAGAIGNEQRAKTPLCESRIEVVEQPGKPGAYSAVAHLRPWLQLEELTTSVRMVAKIPG
- the tssE gene encoding type VI secretion system baseplate subunit TssE, encoding MSFWTTFVSDSKPYQDAEIEDIKFHLTKLLEAEASLTDIDNRLVEVNRSNLKFGIEDIQLLSATLEKTQLTLRIENWIKSFEPRLHNISVELGERKEGDNSLSFNIIAKVKTSHGEQDLIFDSKIALSDLTTSLEEDNYD
- a CDS encoding type VI secretion system contractile sheath large subunit gives rise to the protein MKLNTEWQNKFNQLDDTDNSFLKEALSLLSELDQHCLRSKSSLISLISTLISKIDSTLSLQLDEVIHDSEFQKLERNWLSLQQLASLPVSYQRAHVKLLDMNWEEISSDVNQAYSTKSSDLYNKIGNNELNTLGGHPFGCIAFSHPISMDIDFDAEYDDLFTLELLGKLGEATLCPMLFSPVPTFFGESGADWLSDIERINKILSGPDYTAWQELRAKPSSRFIGMALPQVRIREAYKNRRAGFIYNEQGKGAWGLANMVLATTVMREFHRVNWFGFLKSRWNDKLQGAVINLPANHYFESYLQKPVTDISLFGQLSNFYAQSGFIPLAKSPLTDKFYFNGNNSIWQCGQSDNDKVLTQIQTTLMSCRIAHYLKVQVREMIGSFNNATECELFLTHWIEKFSSNVSFANEETLSKYPLSFAKVSVTESSSQSGSFACTLRIVPQYQFDYFSGEVVLTTDLNEVA
- the tssB gene encoding type VI secretion system contractile sheath small subunit; translated protein: MALNSQHKRVSKNRVSITYDVETNGAVETKELPFVVGVIGDYSGHKQDKEEVEDRTFYNVDKDNFDTVMKRVGPELSLKVDNVLAGDDSQFEANLKFDSMKDFEPEAIIEQVEPLKKLVETRNQLKVLLSKADRSRDLEKLLKEVLQSADTINALSDELGIKEEGAE
- a CDS encoding type VI secretion system tube protein Hcp, which gives rise to MASIFMRIDGTTPKGAATVEKIGGKDGFFALDSISWSAVRGVGIDVGNANNADQGMVALGEVNMTRGCDGATPHLTTFLYAPGPEGRTVEIVMTKPNREGSGADPYLILTLKMARMSSYNMSGTDGSLPSESFSLTYTEISKAYYIEADGGKIEKGPEVGFDATTAKVTSTAK